From a region of the Oryza sativa Japonica Group chromosome 6, ASM3414082v1 genome:
- the LOC4339907 gene encoding uncharacterized protein has translation MDGSRQEMPPPTELSALGHREVAAAERPFKKTCHSSVPTSSTLCEPHVWPGLLESLLHQIIALLSSFQDLLAFSATCHSWRAALSSFPSVYTFNFPPLCLKLNTPNIRPLRVLLKDNLLSYCKWQLDDPSKRNISLRCSAPPDAPNRMRYLGCSYGYLIFSYHEKNCLFVDAYTSTKLKSPKLNFMGDRDIYYGILTAPLNSPNSHLILCSRSSIFYWQVGTNSWTKHGYGGEHILQIVLFKGEIFAMDVLGRLHTMQFAPELSIQEVAVLRREEMVTGPRSGPWLVACGEMLLMVDLSTDRDQLPRTFQVFRLEFSAETVECVKMERLENQALFVNLDGRDPTFSCTSPERWGGKSNWIYVAKPSGDSGEPWTAVELGQPVPSRIDRVPDFQVDNMWVVPSLIYDVNQ, from the exons ATGGACGGGAGCCGCCAGGAGATGCCGCCGCCAACGGAGCTGAGCGCTCTCGGCCACAG GGAAGTTGCTGCTGCAGAAAGGCCCTTTAAGAAAACCTGCCACTCATCAGTGCCTACATCTTCTACCTTGTGTGAACCCCATGTTTGGCCAGGTCTCCTGGAAAGCCTCCTTCACCAAATCATTGCTTTGCTTAGCTCATTCCAGGACTTGCTTGCTTTTAGTGCCACCTGCCACTCTTGGCGAGCTGCGCTATCTTCCTTTCCATCCGTATATACTTTCAACTTCCCACCTCTCTGCCTCAAACTAAATACACCTAATATCCGTCCCCTTCGCGTCCTTTTGAAGGACAATCTTTTATCTTACTGCAAATGGCAGCTTGATGATCCATCCAAGAGAAACATATCCCTTCGTTGTTCAGCTCCGCCAGATGCTCCAAATCGCATGCGCTATTTGGGCTGCTCATATGGATATCTCATCTTCTCCTATCATGAGAAGAACTGCCTCTTTGTTGATGCTTACACTAGCACTAAGCTGAAGTCTCCCAAACTCAACTTCATGGGCGACAGGGATATCTACTACGGCATCCTTACGGCTCCACTTAATTCACCCAACTCACATCTGATACTTTGTTCGAGGTCTTCCATATTCTATTGGCAGGTTGGAACAAACTCTTGGACAAAGCACGGTTATGGCGGTGAGCACATTCTTCAGATTGTGCTCTTCAAAGGTGAGATTTTTGCGATGGATGTTCTTGGCAGGCTTCACACCATGCAATTTGCACCTGAGCTCAGCATACAGGAAGTAGCGGTTCTGCGACGAGAAGAAATGGTTACAGGCCCACGTTCTGGGCCATGGCTGGTGGCCTGTGGTGAAATGCTTCTCATGGTTGATTTGTCAACAGACCGCGACCAATTGCCTCGCACCTTTCAAGTCTTTCGTCTTGAGTTTTCTGCTGAAACAGTTGAGTGTGTGAAGATGGAAAGGTTGGAAAATCAGGCTCTCTTTGTCAACCTTGATGGGAGGGACCCTACATTCTCTTGCACGAGCCCTGAAAGATGGGGCGGAAAGAGTAACTGGATTTATGTTGCGAAACCATCTGGAGATTCTGGTGAACCTTGGACTGCGGTCGAGCTCGGTCAGCCAGTTCCTAGTAGAATAGACCGCGTCCCAGACTTTCAAGTAGACAACATGTGGGTGGTACCCAGTTTGATTTATGATGTCAACCAATGA
- the LOC4339908 gene encoding SKP1-like protein 5, which yields MSSWHLIGNQSPNVGRLRDRSASEFAVDQFRHLSARVTSSMAAAAEEKNKKMIKVISSDGEAFEMTEAAASMSRILLHMIEDGCTGDGGAGITLPNVAGSALAKVIEYCTKHAIAAAEGSSSSRKAKEELKKFDVEFMEVGIDMLYDLIMAANFMGVEGLLSLAAQRTAELIKGKSPEQIREMFGIKNDHTPEEEEQIRKEYEWAF from the coding sequence ATGAGCTCATGGCACCTGATCGGCAATCAATCACCAAACGTGGGTCGTCTCAGAGATCGATCAGCTTCAGAATTCGCCGTCGATCAATTTAGACATCTATCAGCTCGCGTGACAtcatcaatggcggcggcggcagaagaGAAGAACAAGAAGATGATCAAGGTGATCAGCTCCGACGGGGAGGCCTTCgagatgacggaggcggcggcgagcatgtCGCGGATACTCCTCCACATGATCGAGGACGGctgcaccggcgacggcggcgccgggatcACTCTCCCCAACGTCGCCGGCAGCGCCCTCGCCAAGGTCATCGAGTACTGCACCAagcacgccatcgccgccgccgaaggtagcagcagcagccgcaagGCGAAGGAGGAGCTGAAGAAGTTCGACGTGGAGTTCATGGAGGTGGGCATCGACATGCTGTACGACCTGATCATGGCGGCCAACTTCATGGGCGTGGAGGGCCTTCTCAGCCtggcggcgcagcgcacggCGGAGCTGATCAAGGGCAAGTCGCCGGAGCAGATCAGGGAGATGTTCGGGATCAAGAACGACCacacgccggaggaggaggagcagatcCGCAAGGAGTATGAATGGGCCTTCTAG